The following coding sequences lie in one Niabella agricola genomic window:
- a CDS encoding PhoX family protein, whose translation MILETKMKPASVLSLALFAAMGCAIVACNRNQDVKTDSKITLKSYSQIPALIKKLDGFENLEVYPLISSEDKLPESPDYVFGGTADGSGTIKNPNGDGFIMMVNNEDNYALSKITLDRNFKPVKGEYALNSDAGQWRLCSGTMATREEHGFGPYYLCVGESSAEAQTHKIDPLATGVQSSTATAGLGHWSGENAVPLNRNAYPGKTVVIMGEDDDTETGGQVVLYQSNTVGDLDNGSQYMLRRTDGEQNEMTMKPGSVYDVEFVKIENHKTLTGAQIQALVNPLRAIKFGRVEDLDYRKGDAAKARELYFNVTGQDYKDANADHSRTKYGRVYRLVLDAGNPLKGKLECILDGDDKSGPAKTFQNPDNICVTSNYVYIQEDANTYGDETHDAYIYQYDIATKALKKVFELDHRRGDANFMATATKGNWEYGALVDLSDIIGIPNTFSLCIQPHTWKKSPAFQNPDKGTKRPNENQGSQVVLIKGLPR comes from the coding sequence ATGATCCTAGAAACAAAAATGAAACCTGCGTCGGTTTTAAGCCTCGCTCTGTTTGCAGCAATGGGGTGTGCTATTGTTGCCTGCAACCGCAACCAGGATGTAAAGACCGATTCAAAAATAACGTTGAAGAGTTACTCCCAAATACCCGCCCTGATCAAAAAACTGGATGGGTTTGAAAATCTTGAAGTCTATCCGCTGATCAGCAGTGAAGACAAACTTCCCGAATCGCCCGATTATGTGTTTGGCGGAACGGCAGACGGATCAGGAACCATCAAAAACCCCAATGGCGATGGTTTTATTATGATGGTCAATAATGAAGATAACTATGCCCTTTCAAAAATCACGCTCGACCGGAATTTTAAACCGGTAAAAGGGGAGTACGCACTGAATTCCGACGCCGGCCAGTGGCGGCTGTGCTCCGGCACAATGGCAACCAGGGAAGAGCATGGGTTTGGGCCCTATTATCTTTGTGTGGGGGAAAGTTCGGCGGAAGCCCAAACACATAAGATCGACCCGCTGGCCACGGGCGTTCAATCTTCCACGGCTACGGCAGGACTGGGGCACTGGAGCGGCGAAAACGCTGTACCGCTGAACCGGAATGCTTATCCTGGTAAAACCGTTGTCATTATGGGGGAGGATGATGATACAGAAACCGGCGGGCAGGTAGTGCTTTACCAGTCGAATACGGTTGGAGACCTTGATAACGGAAGCCAGTATATGCTGCGCCGGACAGACGGGGAACAGAACGAAATGACCATGAAGCCCGGGTCTGTGTATGACGTTGAATTTGTAAAGATCGAAAATCATAAAACACTTACCGGCGCACAGATCCAGGCCCTGGTAAACCCGCTCAGGGCGATCAAGTTCGGCAGGGTGGAAGACCTGGATTACCGCAAGGGCGATGCCGCAAAGGCAAGGGAGCTTTATTTTAATGTAACCGGTCAGGATTATAAAGATGCCAATGCCGATCACTCCAGGACAAAATACGGCCGTGTGTACCGGCTGGTACTGGATGCCGGAAATCCGCTTAAAGGAAAACTGGAGTGTATCCTGGATGGTGATGATAAGTCGGGTCCGGCCAAGACATTTCAGAACCCGGATAACATCTGTGTTACCAGCAACTACGTGTACATACAGGAAGACGCCAATACCTATGGCGATGAAACCCACGACGCCTATATTTACCAGTATGATATTGCAACGAAGGCACTGAAAAAAGTGTTTGAACTGGATCACCGGAGAGGAGATGCAAACTTTATGGCAACCGCCACCAAGGGGAACTGGGAGTATGGTGCCCTGGTGGATCTTTCCGATATTATCGGCATACCCAATACGTTTTCACTTTGTATACAACCGCATACCTGGAAAAAAAGCCCGGCCTTTCAAAACCCTGATAAAGGAACCAAGCGCCCTAATGAGAACCAGGGCAGCCAGGTTGTTTTGATAAAAGGACTACCCCGGTAA
- a CDS encoding ClpP family protease, whose amino-acid sequence MTYNSEFEKYAVKHRGISSNTLHSYGNHLVTALTPNIIEERPMNVAVMDVYSRLMMDRIIFLGYPINDEVANIVTAQLLFLDSTDRVRDINMYINSPGGSVYAGLGVYDTMQYVTPDVATICIGMAASMSCVLLGAGTHGKRAALKHARIMMHQPSGGIGGQASDIEITVNEIRKLKRELYEIVNHHTDKPIEQIEKDFERDKWMTAAEAKEYGFVDEVLLVNKKKK is encoded by the coding sequence ATGACGTATAACTCGGAATTTGAAAAATATGCGGTAAAGCACCGGGGCATTTCAAGCAATACCCTGCACAGCTACGGTAACCACCTGGTAACCGCATTAACGCCCAATATCATTGAAGAACGTCCCATGAATGTGGCGGTGATGGATGTATACAGCCGGCTGATGATGGACCGCATCATTTTCCTCGGCTACCCTATCAATGATGAAGTAGCCAATATCGTAACGGCGCAGTTACTGTTCCTTGACAGTACCGACCGCGTGCGGGATATCAATATGTACATTAACAGCCCCGGCGGAAGCGTTTATGCGGGACTGGGTGTATATGATACCATGCAGTATGTAACCCCGGATGTGGCGACCATCTGTATCGGCATGGCCGCGTCGATGTCCTGCGTGCTGCTGGGTGCCGGCACCCATGGTAAACGCGCCGCTCTGAAGCATGCACGCATCATGATGCATCAGCCCAGCGGTGGCATTGGCGGACAAGCCAGCGATATTGAGATCACCGTGAACGAGATCCGCAAATTAAAAAGAGAACTGTACGAGATCGTAAATCACCATACCGACAAACCGATCGAGCAGATCGAAAAAGATTTTGAGCGGGATAAATGGATGACCGCTGCGGAGGCTAAGGAATATGGTTTTGTAGATGAAGTATTGCTGGTAAATAAGAAGAAAAAGTAA
- the clpX gene encoding ATP-dependent Clp protease ATP-binding subunit ClpX: MENRCIRSDFFNFAHSFFNHWTMPDNVLKCSFCGRNRDEVEILIAGQDGHICENCVEHAQEIINQELHFREDTRSVSGFNQSIRKPMEIKAFLDDYVIGQNDAKKVLAVAVYNHYKRLKQKNRELDNHNDVEIEKSNIIMVGETGTGKTLLARSIAKMLNVPFAIVDATVFTEAGYVGEDVESILTRLLQVCNYDVEAAERGIVYIDELDKVARKSDNPSITRDVSGEGVQQGLLKLLEGTDVLVPPQGGRKHPDQKLIKVNTQNILFICGGAFDGVDKIIARRVQTNTIGFNVDKEEQEDMKKNLLRFVNAQDLKTFGLIPELLGRLPVVTHLDPLDAITLRAILTEPRNALMKQYKKLFELEGIELEIEPAVLDFMVDKAVEYKLGARGLRSICESILTDAMYELPSASETRFTLTRDYARRKFEKSKMGLVKAA; this comes from the coding sequence ATGGAAAATCGCTGTATTCGCAGCGATTTTTTTAACTTTGCACATTCATTCTTTAATCACTGGACTATGCCGGATAACGTGTTGAAATGTTCATTTTGCGGAAGAAACCGGGACGAGGTAGAAATACTGATCGCCGGGCAGGATGGACATATTTGCGAAAACTGTGTGGAACATGCACAGGAAATTATTAACCAGGAGCTTCATTTCAGGGAAGATACCCGGAGCGTCAGTGGCTTTAATCAGTCGATCCGGAAACCGATGGAGATCAAAGCCTTCCTGGACGACTATGTGATCGGTCAGAACGATGCCAAAAAAGTACTGGCAGTAGCCGTTTACAATCACTATAAACGGTTAAAACAGAAGAACCGTGAGCTCGACAATCACAATGATGTGGAAATCGAGAAAAGCAATATTATTATGGTGGGCGAAACCGGAACCGGCAAAACCCTCCTGGCCCGGAGCATTGCAAAAATGCTGAATGTACCCTTTGCTATTGTAGATGCCACAGTGTTTACAGAGGCCGGATACGTAGGCGAAGATGTGGAAAGCATCTTAACCCGCTTATTGCAGGTTTGCAACTATGACGTGGAAGCAGCTGAGCGCGGTATTGTTTACATTGATGAGCTGGATAAAGTGGCCCGTAAAAGCGACAACCCCAGCATTACCCGCGATGTAAGCGGTGAAGGGGTGCAACAGGGGTTGCTGAAACTGCTGGAAGGAACCGATGTATTGGTACCTCCCCAGGGCGGTCGTAAACACCCGGATCAAAAACTGATCAAGGTCAATACCCAGAATATTCTTTTTATATGCGGCGGAGCCTTTGACGGCGTGGACAAGATCATCGCACGCAGGGTACAAACCAATACGATCGGTTTTAATGTAGATAAAGAAGAGCAGGAAGATATGAAGAAGAACCTGCTGCGCTTTGTAAATGCTCAGGATCTGAAAACCTTCGGACTGATCCCGGAATTACTGGGCCGGTTGCCTGTGGTTACCCACCTGGATCCGCTGGATGCCATCACACTGCGGGCGATACTCACTGAACCCAGGAACGCCTTGATGAAACAATACAAAAAATTATTTGAACTGGAAGGCATTGAACTGGAGATTGAACCTGCGGTACTTGATTTTATGGTAGACAAAGCGGTTGAATATAAGCTGGGTGCCCGCGGACTGCGCAGTATCTGTGAAAGTATTTTAACCGATGCCATGTATGAGTTGCCCTCGGCGTCAGAAACACGGTTTACCTTAACCAGGGATTATGCGCGGCGTAAATTTGAAAAAAGCAAAATGGGACTTGTAAAAGCCGCATAG
- a CDS encoding ClpP family protease — protein MISNLNKDKWLNPLRFDGDGEEEEPKEANDKRDDLMMLNKRLEQLFFEKRAVYLWGVVDDKSAREVTTKLLLLEADKPGEEIKFYINSPGGVVTSGMVIYDTMKMIKSPVSTICMGLAASMGSILLSGGEKGKRYIYPHGEVMIHQPSLGGFIRGVSSDLEIQAKQTQRVKMIGAQILAENCDKTVDEILRDFDRDYWMDAQEAIAYGIADKVVTQL, from the coding sequence ATGATATCCAATTTAAATAAAGATAAATGGCTAAACCCGCTTCGTTTTGATGGTGACGGAGAAGAAGAAGAACCAAAAGAGGCGAATGACAAACGGGATGACCTGATGATGTTGAACAAACGCCTGGAACAACTGTTCTTTGAGAAAAGAGCCGTGTACCTTTGGGGCGTTGTGGATGATAAAAGTGCGCGTGAAGTAACCACCAAACTCCTGTTGCTGGAAGCTGACAAGCCGGGGGAAGAAATCAAATTCTATATCAACAGCCCCGGTGGCGTGGTTACCAGCGGCATGGTCATTTATGATACCATGAAGATGATCAAAAGCCCTGTGAGTACCATTTGCATGGGTTTGGCGGCCTCCATGGGAAGCATTTTACTCAGTGGCGGCGAAAAAGGGAAACGCTATATTTATCCGCATGGGGAAGTAATGATTCACCAGCCTTCGCTGGGTGGTTTTATCCGTGGCGTAAGTTCCGATCTGGAGATACAAGCCAAACAAACTCAACGGGTTAAAATGATCGGCGCCCAGATTCTGGCGGAAAACTGCGATAAAACGGTGGATGAGATTCTCCGGGATTTTGACCGTGATTACTGGATGGACGCCCAGGAAGCAATTGCTTACGGCATTGCAGACAAGGTTGTAACCCAGTTATAA